Genomic window (Bradyrhizobium sp. 186):
AGCCGCGCGGCGAGCGCCGCAGCCCCCTCGTGCATCGCTGTCCGGCCCGGCGCCACGATCACTGCAAACTCGTCGCCGCCGATCCGCGCCGCAGTATCGACGTCACGAATCTGCGCCGTGATCCGGCCGGCAACCTGCTTCAGCAGCGCGTCGCCGCATTGGTGACCGAGCGCGTCATTGACGGACTTGAACTTGTCGAGATCGAGCAGGAGCACGGCGAACGGCGCTTCCTGCCGGGGAGACCTCGCGAGCGCGCCGTCGATGCGCTCCTTGAACAGATTTCGATTGGCAAGGCCGGTCAGGCTGTCGTAATGCGCGAGTCTCTCGATACGGCCTTCGGACGCCTTGCGTTCGGTGATGTCTTCATGGGTGGCCACCCAGCCGCCGTCCTCGCGCCGCCCGTAGGAGATATAAAGGACCCGCCCGTCCGGAAACTGCACGGTGTTGGAGATGTGCTCCGACTGGACGAGCCGGTTTTTCAGATCGAGAAGGTAAGCCTCGACGTCGAGCACGGCGGTCTGTTTTGCGAACACCTCCCGGAAATCCATGCCGATCCATATCTCCTCCGGTACAAGCCCATAGAGTTCGAGCCATTGTTGATTGAACGCGATCAGACGGTCGCTTCCGTCGAACATGCTTAAGCCCTGGGGAAGATTTCTGAGCGCATCTTCGAACTTGCTGGCAAAACCGCGCAGCTCGCGCTGGGCGCGATTGAGCGCCTGTTGGCGCCGCCAGTGGAACATCGTCACGGTCAGGATGATGAAGGTCAGCAGCAGCGCGCCGCCCAGATAGATCTTCTGCCTGAAATCGGAGCGGGAATAGATCTCCTGCTCCGAAATGCCGACGGTGAAGATGAGCGGAAAGGCGCGCGACCGGCGCGCGGTGATCAGCCTGTCGCTCCGGTCTGGGCGGTTTTCGTTCCAATACTGTGCATGGAAGCCGTCCCGCAACTCGCCTTCGACGCGGTTCGTCGGACGAAGCCCCAGCAAGGTGCGCTGGTCCAGGCCCCGCGCGGCGAGCACGACATGGTTCGCATTTCTGAGAACCAGCGTTCCTCCGGCGCCGAGCTTTGCGGTGTCGTAGAACCTGCCGACGACGTCGACACTGATCGAGCCGACGACCACGCCCGCCGGATTCCTGGCGAGGTCGAACAGCTTTCTTGCAAGCTGGATGGTCCATTTGTGCGAGGCCCGCCCCAACACCGGCTTCGCAACGTAGAGGTGGTCGTCGGCCTGCGACATGACGTTGATGAAGTGCTCGCGATCGCCGAGATAGAGCGGCGCACCGGAATAGCCTGTCGTGGTATCGACCATGTAGCCGTCCAGTCCGATCAGGGAGAACTGAACCACGTCGCCGGTCGCGATGCGGGCCTTGTCGGACCAGAATTTCAGGCTGAAGGTCAGTGGATCCTGGGCGTAAAGTGCGCGCACCACCAGCAACGACTGATCCACGCGCTCGAAGATGCGCTCGGTGTTTTCCTCGAACAATTCGGCGACGCTGTCGCCGTGCGACCGCGCCTGCTGGACCGCATCCGCCCGCTCTGACGACGTGATCGCGAAATACCCGATCCAGACCAGGGGCAGGAAGAACAATGCAATCTGCAGCGGGGCATGGCGCAGAATTGTCATCGCGACCTTGCGAACTGGTCTGACGAAAATCACAATGCGTGCTCCCGCATCGGCCGCAGGGGCCGAACAGTGCTGGCCGTCCAGAATGGCATCGCCTCTCTCCGCCTCGGTTCCCGGGGACGGCCACGGCCGCAAGCCGGCCCTGTCGTCATCCCGGGTCGCGAGCCTATCGGCGACAGCCTTAAGTTTCGGTTGGGGGAAAGATCAATTGCTCGGCTTACGGCATCCGTAAGATCACGGAGGCCGGCGGGTTTTGAGCAGTTTGTCGGTACCCGCGTATTTGGAAGCGGTGTTTTTCGCAGCGCCTATCGTTCCGCGGGGCTTCTCACACCGAGCGCACGAGCATTATCGTGCCGGACAGGATGAGGGTCACGCCCGCCGCATAATTCAGCGATCGGCCGAACGGAAGCAGTTTCTCCGGAATTACAGTGACAGTGTCACCGTAATTCCCGAGGCCTTCCCGGCAGCGCGATGCCGGGGTGAAGTTACCGAGTCGGAAAATCAACATTGTCCCATGGCATCGTCGCCGCCGATAGGTATCGATCTTCCCACTCAAGGTAGGCTTTCGACGGCATCGGGCGGGCGACGAGATAACCCTGGATCTCGTCGCAGCTAAGCTGGCGCAGGATTTGTGCCTGCTCGCGCGTTTCAACACCTTCGGCGATCACCTTGAGGTTCAGCGAACGCGCCAGCGCGATGATCGTGGTCACGATGGACAAGCTTGCGGGATCGGTCGATATGTTGATGACGAACGCGCGATCGATCTTGAGAGCATTGACCGGCAGCGTGGCAAGGTAGCTGAGGGACGAATAGCCGGTGCCGAAATCGTCAACTGCGATGCCGATCCCCATCTCGCGGAGCGCTTTGAGCTTGAGGCTGTTGACCGCGACTTGCTCCATGACGAGGCTCTCGGTAATCTCGAAATCCAGGCCGGCCCCGCCTGCGCCGGTTCGTACAACCGCCGCTATGGCCGTGAAGTCGTCCTGCCGGAGCTGAATCTGCGAAACATTGACCGCAATGCGTGAGGGATGGCGCCCGGCGGCACGCCAGCGGGCATAGTCCGCCGCTGCTGTTTCCATTACCCACCGGCCGACATCGATGATCATGCCGGTTTCTTCCAGCACTGGTAAGAAGTCGGACGGTGGTACCATGCCCATGTTCGGGCGATTCCAGCGGATCAGCGCCTCCACTCCTGCGATGCGCCCGCTGTCCAGTTCAATCTTGGGCTGGTAGTGCAACTCGAACTCTTGCCGTTCCAGCGCACGCCGCAGCATGGTGTGCAGGACCAAGCGAGCGCCGATCTGGGCATTCATTTCAACATTGAAGAACTGCACGTTGTCGCGGCCCCGCGCCTTTGCCTGGTACATGGCCGCGTCCGCGTTCTTGATGAGGGTGTGCGCATCCAATCCGTCATTGGGGAAAAGGCACACGCCGATACTACAATTGATCACGAGTTCCTGATCAGCGACCACGATAGGCTGCCTCGTTGCTTTAAACACGCGCTGCAGCACCTCATCCAGATAAGCATAGGGGACGGCGGTCTCCGCCACCCGCCCCACTACGGCGGCCGCGGCATTCTCATCCGCCACATCCGCCAGGACCAGAGCGAATTCATCACCGCCGAGCCGAGCCACGGTATCCGTCTCGCGCACACAGGCGCGCAGGCGCCCCGCCACCGCTTTCAACACCTCGTCGCCCACAGGGTGGCCGAGACCGTTGTTGATCAGCTTGAAATGATCGAGATCGATGATCGCCACCGCGACCATAGTGCCGCTTTGGCGGGCACGCGCCCCGGCGAGCGCGATGCGATCCTGTACCAAGTTGCGGTTGGCAAGCCCGGTCAGGGTGTCGTAGTTGGCTTGATGCTCCAGCTCCTCCTGATAACGCTGGATAGACTCAGTCATATGGTTCAGGCTCTTGGCCAGAGTGCCGAACTCCTGCCGACCCCTCGGGGTGATGCGCGAACTCAAGTCGCCACTAGCGACGCGTTCGGCCAGGAGGAGGAAATCCCCGACCGACTGGGTGACATTCCGTGAAATAAAGAAAGCCACCGCAATACCGAACAATGCGGCCGCCAGGCTGAAGCCGACGATCACACGGACGGTGGTTCGGGCAATGTCCGCCAGCGATTTCCGGGTGGCGATGGCGCTCTCGGTCGTGCGCGCATGAAGCGCCTCCAACAGGGGCTCCACCCGATGTGCCGCCCTGAAATAGGTTGCGGTGCGCGAGTTTATGTCCGCCTTGGTGCGAGAATACTGTTCAAACAACGCCAGGTACTCGTCGGCCAGAGTCCGAAGTCTTTCCGTCGTCGACAACGGGAGAGGGCTTTGAATCACTTCGGCTTTGAACCGACCGACTGCGCTCGCGAGATCCTCGGCATATTGTTCGAGACCGCGCCGCAGGAAATCCTTTTCGTTGCGGCGTATGCTTAGCAGGTCCGTCATAAGCCGGTCAGGCTGGCCATCCTGCAAGACGGCTTCCATCTCGTGCGCTTTGTCGCGCAACCGGCCTTCGAGGCCGGTGTCTGTAAACCCGAGTTGGCCGTATAGTGCGACAACCTCCAGGAACTTGGTCTCGTATTCGCCCACGCTGCGCATCACCTCCTGGGTTATCTCCACCATCGCCGAATCGCGGGCCAATTGGCGAATTTCCTGCACGTCGAAGCGGACTTCGCCCAGGCTGTTGCGGAGCAGCGTCACGTAGCGCGTCCTGGCCTCGTTGTGGCCGAACTCATCCTGGAACAGCAAGAAATCCTTCTCGGCACGGCGCGCCTCGAGCATGGAGGCTTTGCTCCGCAGGGACAGATCGGCAACCTGACTATCCCTATCGAGAAAGTCCTCAACCTTGAGGCCCGCATTCCGTTGGCTTTGCAGCGAAACCATGCCGACAACGAGCGTGAGACCGACGAGGACAGCAAACCCGCCCCAGAGCTTGGCGCGCAAGCTCGGGCGATCCAGCCAATCGAATACCCTGCTGATTTCTTTCGCGCGCGGGTTCATCGGAGGTTCAATCCAAATATGGAATGAAATCAAATTTCTCGATGGCCTCGGTCACTTGAGACGACAGCGAAAAGTTGATGAACTCCTTGACCAACCCTTTGGGCAGATCCTTCGTAACCAGGGCCAGTGGACGAGAAATCGGGTAGTTTCCACTGCGAATGCTACGGCTCGTGGCCGACACCCGACCGACAGGGAGCAGCTTAATCGGTGCGCCAACCCGGGCGCCACGTTCTGCCTCGCCGACCGACATATAGACGATGCCATTTGGATTTTCTGTAATGGCCCGGATGCGCGCCGGATTTGGGTCCACAAGGGCATTGGGTCTAACATCGGCCAGCTGAATTTTGAAGTAATCGAGAAACAGTTCAGTCGAACCGCCCATGGTCGAGGCTGCGAATACGATTATGGGGGCATCGCGGCCGCCAACGTCCTTCCAATTCGCAGTCCTTCCCGTAAAAATATCGCTCACCTGCTGCTTGCTGAGCGCCTGCACGGGATTATCCTTGTGGAGCATAACCGCCACGCCGTCCCGGGCGATGGTGAAGGCAAAAAGATCCGCCTCCGTGTCCGTCAGTGTGCGAGAGACCATGCCAATATCGGCCTTGCTCGCTTGCGCGTCGGCGATGCCGCGTCCTGATCCGCCGCTTTGGACCTCGATCTCAACGCCGGGATGCAATGTGCAGAAGTGTTTGGCTATCTCCGTCATCAGCGGCGCCATAGTGCTGGAGCCGGTGAGCAGGAGTCTTCCCGTCAGATTGGAAGATGGTCGCGTTCGGGAGCTTGTTCCGTCTTCGGCAGCGATCCCAAAAGAAGACGCCACAAGAAATACGGCGGCCGACAGGGTGGCGGCATTCATTTTCCATGACCAGTTCATAGCGCCACCGATGCAATCTAAAACAAAGCTAATCCAGCCAATTTTAGTCTAGTTAAAGTTGCATGAATGTGTTGCCAACTCCTCGATACCGCTGAGCCACTCTTTCCCGAAACTTAAAAAACAATCAAAAAGGGAAGAGATATTTCAGAGCAGTGAGGCTTTCGATGAGGGACGGTAAGGCGCGCGCCGCTGCCCAGATACAGATCGGTTCCGCCTAATCGAGCGTTTCCGCCGTACCATGCGTGAACATTTTAGCACCGGATCGGCGCCCTTCGGGGATTACGGTGGATTACGGTGCCAGTGCACTTAATTCAGCGATTTTGCAGTCGATCAAACTGGCCCATCGGTTCGAGCGTGCAGTGAGTGTGCAGTCACCGTAATTACCCAGGTCCTGGCTGTTCGGGTAATCCACGGCGCGGGTGCGCCCCGGTGGGCGGACGCCAAATACCCGACCTTCAGCGGAATTCGCCACGTTGGATCGGCGGCAAGCGCCGCTTGACCGGGGAAGACTGGATGATCGACGTCTTGGTCATCGCATAGGGGATCACCTGGTCGATCAGCTTCTCCAATTCTTCGACGGATTGGACATGGGCCCGCGCGATAAAGCAGTCTTCGCCGGTAATGCGATCGCACTCCACGATCTCCCGCAGTCCTTGCAGGATCTCCGCGACTTTGGGGAGTTGTCCGGGAATCGGCCTGATGCGCAACCAAGCTGCGATTGGCAGACCCAGGGCCTTCGGATTGATCGTCAGGGTGTAGCTTTCGATCACGCCGGCTTCCTCCAGGCGCTTGATCCGTTCGGACACGCTCGGCGACGACAGGCCGACTGAACGCGCCAGATCGGCGATGCTGATCCGGGCGTCGACGACCAGGGCATCCAGGATGCGGGCATCGGTTGCGTCCAGATCGCCATTTTCATATCGAAGGCGTTTCACGGGAATTACCTTTGATCCGCATAAGATGATGGCAGTTTACTGCTTCGGATGGCATATAGAAAGGCTGCTGAGGCTCTCATACTTAGGCGGGAGGAACCGCATGCCGCGCCCCAGCCTGACGTTCACAAGGATCGCTGATTCCGCCCCACCGCACGCCTGGTTCGGCGTGAGCGCAATATTCCATTATCTGGGTCCATCCTTCGCCGTCCTGTTGTTCCCGGCGGTCGGCGTGCTCGGCGTTGCCTGGATGCGAATAGCGTCCGCTGCGGCGATCTTTGTGCCGTGGACCAAGCCATGGCGGACCATCAGGGAGGCCGACCCGCGAACGCGGTTTTTGCTCATCGGCCTCGGCGCCTGTCTCGCGATCATGAACACGTCGTTCTATCTGGCGCTCGACCGGTTGCCGATGAGCCTGGTTGCGGCGATGGAGTTCGTCGGGACGATCGGCGTTGCGTTGTACGGGCTCCGAACCGCTCGCAATCTCGCGGCGCTCGCGCTCACCGTGCTCGGTGTGTTTCTCCTGATCGACGTGAAATGGTCGACGGATCCGCTCGGCCTGTTCTGGGCGTTTCTCAATGGCGCACTGTTCGTCGGCTACATCGTGCTGGGGCACAAGATATCCGAAGGCGGCGCCAGCGGCGGCGTCGAGCGACTCGGAGCGGCGATGACAATGGCATTCTTCTTCATCATGCCGATCGGGTTCGTCCAGGCCGCAGCTTCCTTCACGATGCCCGTGCTGGTCCTCGCGGGCGTCGCCGTGGGCGCCTGCTCGTCCGTCATACCTTACGTATGCGATCAATTGGCGATGTCCCGCCTGCCGCGGGCGAGTTTCGCCTTGATGCTCGCGCTGCTGCCGGCGACGGCAACCCTAATCGGCGTCATGGTGCTGGCGCAAATCCCCAGCGGGCAAGACATGATCGGCGTGCTGCTCGTCATGTCAGGGGTTGCAATCCACAAGCCGACGGCGGCGGAAACCCCTGTTTAGAAGGTGGCATCCACGGGTTCGTGAGAGTCCCGTTGCCGATCGCCTGCACTATCAATTGCCTGCACCAAGAGCAGCGAACGGCAGCATGGCGATTGCGGTGCAGTGCACGTAATTCAGCGATTTTGCAGTCAATCAAACTGCCCTATCCGTTCGAACGCGCAGTCTAGCGCTGTCACCGCATCAGGAGACGCAAGCGGCACGCTTCACACCGAGCGCACGAGCATTATCGCGCCGGACAGGATCAGGGTCACGCCCGTCGCATAACTCAGCGACCGGCCGAACGGAAGCAGTTTCTCGCAAGCGACATAGAGCGCGATGGCGATGACCCAAACCAGATTCATCACGCCGCTGACGAACAGCAGTGCCATCAAGAACCAGCAGCAGCCAACGCAGTAGCTGCCGTGGCGAAGTCCCATGCGCAGTGCTCCGCTTCTGCCGACCTGCCAGTACCGGCTAAGGAACAGGAGCGGACTTCGACAGGAGCGAAGACAAGCCCCCTTGAGCGGTGTGAACTGATAGAGCCCCGCGGCCAACAGGAGAGTGCCGCCCAGAATCGGGCTCGTACTTGCCATGGCCATCGACAAGAACGCGGTGCGCTCGAGCGCCCACTGCGCCAGGACCGCAACGAGGCTGAACCCCGCCCATGCGAGCAGATAGCCGCCGAGAAAGATCCATGTCTCCATCGCGCCGCCGGACGCGTTCTCCTGCCTCCGCTTGATTGTCGCATACAGGAGGATGACGGGTGCCGCGCTCGGCACCATCATGGCGATCATCATCACCCACCACATCGCGAACAGCAGCGCAGCATAGGGAGGCGACCATGGCATCGGTGCCATGTCCGGCATGTCCGCCATCATCTCGGTATCCATGCCGGCGCCGCTGGCCAGATAAGCCCAGGCCAGCGCGACCACCGCGGCGGTCCCGACCACCACGATCGCGCGGTCGCGCTGAAGCAGGCGTTCAAGCGCCAAGTACCTGCTCATCGTACCCGCTCATCGCCTTTCCCGTGATCAGGATGTCGCCGGTCGATCACTAAGCTTCGGCGCCACATCAGGCGGCGACGCCCTCGGGGGTCTGCACGACGGTCGCAAGCGAGCTGTGCGTCCCCTTGGTCTCGAACCTGATCGCTCCCGTCGAGTGGATATCGGCAGACGCGATCTCGGCAGCTCGGTGCTCGAAACCCTCGGGCACCACGACCTGAATGCGATGAGGAGCACCCGTCACCGGATTCCTGATCGGCTCGACCTCCGTCTCCAGGACTCCCTTGGCGACGAGCTTCGCGACGCGTCCTTCCTTGTCGAAGGAAAATTCGAACGGCGCAAAGACCGGATCGTGAATCGTGGTCACGATCAGGCTGAAGATGTGGAACAGCGTGCCTTCGGCGGAATGCTTTCCGGAGAAGATGTCGAACAACGCCTGGCGCTGTTCCGGCGTTGCGCGCTCATCAACGATCGGCTGCATTTTGCCGTTGCCTTCATGCAGCGCGCCGGGGAAATCGACGGTGACGGCGAAGCACAGGCCATCGAGCCTGGTCCCCTCGAAATGTCCCTTGGTGATCCTCATGCCGACCATTCCCTTGCAATAGCCCTGGGTCGGCCGAGCATTGAAGTCGCAGGGACAGCCAAACGCGCAATTACAATTCTTCATCCATTCGCCTTCGAGACGCCAATCCGAAGCAGCCATGGTACATCTCCCAATGTGAGTAGGGACGAGGCAGCCGCTTGATAATTCGTGTCGACGTCAAGAAAGCGCGAGCGGGATCGAAATCCGATCAGAAGGCCGGCGTCGCAAGGGGGTCCGTTGCCGAACTGCCATTCACTATCCCAATGGCAAAAAGCATATCAGCCGCAGCCTGGCGCGTACAGCTAACACACGCGGGGACGGCGGCCGGATCTGGAGGACGTCCGAAAATCAGAGCAATGATGCGCCATTCCGAATAAAACCACGAACTCGCATGTCATTGAAGTAACTATATAATTTGAGGCGCCGGCGCCTGAACTGCGTGCGCGGGTATCATGATGGCTTGGCTGCAACAGCAGTCCACTCGCGAGAGGCTGTCGGCCAGCAACCGCTTCAGCCGCGTGTTCTCGTGCTCCAGCGTCTTTCAGCCGCTTGGCCTCCGACACCTCCATCCCGCCGAACTTCGCTTTTCATCAGTAGATGCCGGCGTCGCTGACGCCCTCTTGCGGCAGATCGGCGACCGAAACGTCGGCCTCATGGTCTTTCAAAATTCCGATGATCTGCTCTTCCGAAAAGCGGCTACGCTTCGTGCGTGCGGCGCGTCATTAGCGCAATCCGCGTCGTAGCGTCGCATCATCCCGAACATTCCTTGCCAAACCTCTGCGCGAGTCTTTGACTTCTCCCAATAAGAAAGGGGCTGATCCGCAAGGGATCGCTATTCCAAGTGGAGGAGGAAACCATGACC
Coding sequences:
- a CDS encoding EamA family transporter codes for the protein MPRPSLTFTRIADSAPPHAWFGVSAIFHYLGPSFAVLLFPAVGVLGVAWMRIASAAAIFVPWTKPWRTIREADPRTRFLLIGLGACLAIMNTSFYLALDRLPMSLVAAMEFVGTIGVALYGLRTARNLAALALTVLGVFLLIDVKWSTDPLGLFWAFLNGALFVGYIVLGHKISEGGASGGVERLGAAMTMAFFFIMPIGFVQAAASFTMPVLVLAGVAVGACSSVIPYVCDQLAMSRLPRASFALMLALLPATATLIGVMVLAQIPSGQDMIGVLLVMSGVAIHKPTAAETPV
- a CDS encoding Lrp/AsnC family transcriptional regulator; translated protein: MKRLRYENGDLDATDARILDALVVDARISIADLARSVGLSSPSVSERIKRLEEAGVIESYTLTINPKALGLPIAAWLRIRPIPGQLPKVAEILQGLREIVECDRITGEDCFIARAHVQSVEELEKLIDQVIPYAMTKTSIIQSSPVKRRLPPIQRGEFR
- a CDS encoding DUF2182 domain-containing protein → MSRYLALERLLQRDRAIVVVGTAAVVALAWAYLASGAGMDTEMMADMPDMAPMPWSPPYAALLFAMWWVMMIAMMVPSAAPVILLYATIKRRQENASGGAMETWIFLGGYLLAWAGFSLVAVLAQWALERTAFLSMAMASTSPILGGTLLLAAGLYQFTPLKGACLRSCRSPLLFLSRYWQVGRSGALRMGLRHGSYCVGCCWFLMALLFVSGVMNLVWVIAIALYVACEKLLPFGRSLSYATGVTLILSGAIMLVRSV
- a CDS encoding phosphate ABC transporter substrate-binding protein, which encodes MNAATLSAAVFLVASSFGIAAEDGTSSRTRPSSNLTGRLLLTGSSTMAPLMTEIAKHFCTLHPGVEIEVQSGGSGRGIADAQASKADIGMVSRTLTDTEADLFAFTIARDGVAVMLHKDNPVQALSKQQVSDIFTGRTANWKDVGGRDAPIIVFAASTMGGSTELFLDYFKIQLADVRPNALVDPNPARIRAITENPNGIVYMSVGEAERGARVGAPIKLLPVGRVSATSRSIRSGNYPISRPLALVTKDLPKGLVKEFINFSLSSQVTEAIEKFDFIPYLD
- a CDS encoding EAL domain-containing protein, which gives rise to MNPRAKEISRVFDWLDRPSLRAKLWGGFAVLVGLTLVVGMVSLQSQRNAGLKVEDFLDRDSQVADLSLRSKASMLEARRAEKDFLLFQDEFGHNEARTRYVTLLRNSLGEVRFDVQEIRQLARDSAMVEITQEVMRSVGEYETKFLEVVALYGQLGFTDTGLEGRLRDKAHEMEAVLQDGQPDRLMTDLLSIRRNEKDFLRRGLEQYAEDLASAVGRFKAEVIQSPLPLSTTERLRTLADEYLALFEQYSRTKADINSRTATYFRAAHRVEPLLEALHARTTESAIATRKSLADIARTTVRVIVGFSLAAALFGIAVAFFISRNVTQSVGDFLLLAERVASGDLSSRITPRGRQEFGTLAKSLNHMTESIQRYQEELEHQANYDTLTGLANRNLVQDRIALAGARARQSGTMVAVAIIDLDHFKLINNGLGHPVGDEVLKAVAGRLRACVRETDTVARLGGDEFALVLADVADENAAAAVVGRVAETAVPYAYLDEVLQRVFKATRQPIVVADQELVINCSIGVCLFPNDGLDAHTLIKNADAAMYQAKARGRDNVQFFNVEMNAQIGARLVLHTMLRRALERQEFELHYQPKIELDSGRIAGVEALIRWNRPNMGMVPPSDFLPVLEETGMIIDVGRWVMETAAADYARWRAAGRHPSRIAVNVSQIQLRQDDFTAIAAVVRTGAGGAGLDFEITESLVMEQVAVNSLKLKALREMGIGIAVDDFGTGYSSLSYLATLPVNALKIDRAFVINISTDPASLSIVTTIIALARSLNLKVIAEGVETREQAQILRQLSCDEIQGYLVARPMPSKAYLEWEDRYLSAATMPWDNVDFPTR
- a CDS encoding EAL domain-containing protein, which translates into the protein MIFVRPVRKVAMTILRHAPLQIALFFLPLVWIGYFAITSSERADAVQQARSHGDSVAELFEENTERIFERVDQSLLVVRALYAQDPLTFSLKFWSDKARIATGDVVQFSLIGLDGYMVDTTTGYSGAPLYLGDREHFINVMSQADDHLYVAKPVLGRASHKWTIQLARKLFDLARNPAGVVVGSISVDVVGRFYDTAKLGAGGTLVLRNANHVVLAARGLDQRTLLGLRPTNRVEGELRDGFHAQYWNENRPDRSDRLITARRSRAFPLIFTVGISEQEIYSRSDFRQKIYLGGALLLTFIILTVTMFHWRRQQALNRAQRELRGFASKFEDALRNLPQGLSMFDGSDRLIAFNQQWLELYGLVPEEIWIGMDFREVFAKQTAVLDVEAYLLDLKNRLVQSEHISNTVQFPDGRVLYISYGRREDGGWVATHEDITERKASEGRIERLAHYDSLTGLANRNLFKERIDGALARSPRQEAPFAVLLLDLDKFKSVNDALGHQCGDALLKQVAGRITAQIRDVDTAARIGGDEFAVIVAPGRTAMHEGAAALAARLVQAIADPYHIDGHPVVIGCSIGLALVPEHGTRVDEILRNADLALYKSKDAGRSCFHIYSAELKAEADQRNVLEIELREAIWREEIEVFYQPVIELGTGRVKSVEALARWHHGTRGFIPPAEFIPVAEAGGLIVELGNQVLAKACRDAMTMPSDVKVAVNLSALQFAGTNLVDTVTFTLAQSGLPEARLELEITESVFLADTQENLKTLQRLKALGVSIALDDFGVGYSSLSYLTAFPFNKVKIDKSFIDRIDRCETVAVLKSIVQLAKALKLSIVAEGVETSEQVGRVHSLGIPLGQGFFFSKPVPLADLSWQSPVPRRRRQSAA
- a CDS encoding DUF1326 domain-containing protein; this translates as MAASDWRLEGEWMKNCNCAFGCPCDFNARPTQGYCKGMVGMRITKGHFEGTRLDGLCFAVTVDFPGALHEGNGKMQPIVDERATPEQRQALFDIFSGKHSAEGTLFHIFSLIVTTIHDPVFAPFEFSFDKEGRVAKLVAKGVLETEVEPIRNPVTGAPHRIQVVVPEGFEHRAAEIASADIHSTGAIRFETKGTHSSLATVVQTPEGVAA